In Wolinella succinogenes DSM 1740, a single genomic region encodes these proteins:
- a CDS encoding DUF3373 domain-containing protein, producing MKSSRTKVSLILASLLTSGVVYAADAQVDLAKEIEALKAELNELKATVKNSNFDGMQRELSAIKKATYGDNLKFSADYRYTIDSIEYKHISGKKSKNDDFMSNRLILGMKYAPTDDLSFIGELSYNKAFGDTDNHAQSNTQPGYANFDWVTNENATDNTVKVKQAYFLYKNDNDTIPYTASVGRRPSVNGYPLNLRENDQAASPNSHLINVEFDGASFKFDLDKITDISGMYFKICLGRGLTNAKQRFSMDGTDYAQNNREDSKHVDMYGFVFVPYDDGQYHVLTNFAWAKDMIGYDQAGMNAYQGAYMAWMMAPTSSNYYDMIYKTPQFKSVGDWNGGAITLGADGIGEDWGDFMDETKAFVSWAFTKTKPQNGYTMLGSTESQTGHSWYAGIQVPALVTEKGRIGVEWNKGSKYWRPVTYGEDTVIGSKLAARGTAWEVYYIQPLIGKDTLTMDLRFTQIKYDYTGSNAFFGYEGMPLSIDEAKAAYAAGMGSDVVEKASDIRVAFRYRY from the coding sequence TTGAAAAGTAGTCGAACAAAAGTGTCGCTAATTTTAGCCTCACTGTTGACGTCTGGGGTGGTGTATGCAGCCGATGCACAAGTCGATCTAGCCAAAGAGATTGAAGCATTAAAAGCCGAGTTAAACGAGCTTAAGGCGACGGTCAAAAACTCTAATTTTGATGGAATGCAGAGGGAGCTGAGCGCGATTAAGAAGGCAACCTATGGGGACAATTTGAAGTTTAGTGCTGACTATCGATATACGATTGATAGCATTGAATACAAGCACATCAGTGGAAAGAAATCCAAGAATGACGACTTCATGAGCAATCGCTTGATTCTGGGGATGAAGTATGCGCCCACGGACGATCTATCCTTCATTGGTGAGCTCTCTTATAATAAAGCTTTTGGCGACACAGACAACCACGCCCAAAGCAACACTCAGCCTGGCTATGCAAATTTTGACTGGGTGACCAATGAAAACGCGACGGACAACACGGTCAAAGTCAAGCAAGCCTATTTCCTCTACAAAAACGATAATGATACGATTCCCTACACAGCGAGCGTGGGTCGAAGGCCTTCAGTCAACGGATATCCTTTGAATTTACGAGAAAATGACCAGGCCGCTTCTCCTAATAGCCATTTGATCAATGTGGAGTTTGATGGGGCGAGCTTCAAGTTTGACCTTGATAAGATCACTGACATTTCGGGAATGTATTTCAAAATCTGTCTAGGGCGAGGGCTCACCAACGCCAAGCAACGATTCTCGATGGACGGAACCGACTACGCCCAAAACAATCGAGAGGATAGCAAACATGTCGATATGTATGGCTTTGTCTTTGTTCCCTATGATGATGGTCAGTACCATGTGCTCACCAACTTTGCTTGGGCGAAGGATATGATTGGGTATGACCAAGCGGGAATGAATGCCTACCAAGGGGCTTATATGGCATGGATGATGGCTCCAACCAGCAGCAATTACTATGACATGATCTACAAAACTCCTCAATTCAAATCCGTAGGGGACTGGAATGGAGGAGCGATCACGCTAGGAGCGGATGGAATCGGCGAGGATTGGGGCGATTTCATGGATGAGACCAAGGCTTTTGTGAGCTGGGCTTTCACCAAAACCAAACCCCAAAATGGCTACACCATGCTAGGTTCGACTGAGAGTCAAACGGGTCATTCCTGGTATGCGGGTATTCAAGTCCCTGCACTGGTCACAGAAAAGGGAAGAATCGGAGTGGAGTGGAACAAGGGTAGCAAATATTGGAGACCTGTCACCTATGGCGAAGATACGGTGATTGGCTCTAAGCTAGCCGCTAGAGGAACCGCATGGGAGGTCTATTACATTCAGCCACTTATTGGCAAAGACACTCTGACTATGGATCTTCGATTCACTCAGATCAAATATGATTACACGGGAAGTAACGCATTTTTTGGATATGAAGGAATGCCTCTCTCTATAGATGAAGCTAAAGCCGCCTATGCTGCGGGTATGGGATCAGACGTGGTCGAGAAAGCCTCTGATATTCGAGTCGCCTTCCGCTATCGATATTAA
- a CDS encoding 2-isopropylmalate synthase — protein MSAEMIKIFDTTLRDGEQSPGASMNTEEKIRIAKQLERLGVDVIEAGFAAASPGDFDAISKIASAVSESTICSLARAVEKDIKAAADSLAPAKLKRIHTFIATSPIHMEYKLRMTPSEVIKRAVEAIAYAKSFMEDVEFSCEDAGRSDVGFLKEILAAVIEAGAGTLNIPDTVGYRLPHEMGAIIKELHEFVGNRAILSVHCHNDLGLAVANSLYCIQSGARQVECTVNGLGERAGNAALEEIVMAIKTRRDIFGGLDTRINTKEIYASSQLVANITGIRPQPNKAIVGKNAFAHESGIHQDGVLKHKETYEIMHASDIGLGEQESIVLGKHSGRHAFKDKIKALGFEVSYEELNAAFDRFKALCDQKKEIYDEDIRAILAEETSHIPKVYELVGIQLSDCSMGRPYAAITLKKEGSEEIVDAAIGNGSVDALFKTIDRISQIKGELKDYKVEAVTQGKDALAKVVVKVEFEENKPAIIGHGLHIDTMLATAKAYVGALNSYLSMRELMGKKKCEEERI, from the coding sequence ATGTCCGCTGAAATGATTAAAATATTTGACACTACCCTAAGAGATGGGGAGCAGAGCCCCGGAGCTTCGATGAACACCGAGGAGAAGATTCGAATCGCCAAGCAGTTGGAGCGCCTAGGCGTGGATGTGATTGAAGCAGGTTTTGCTGCGGCAAGCCCTGGGGATTTTGATGCAATCTCCAAAATCGCCTCAGCCGTGAGCGAAAGCACCATCTGCTCGTTGGCTAGAGCCGTTGAAAAGGATATCAAAGCCGCCGCTGATTCTTTGGCGCCTGCTAAGCTTAAGCGAATCCATACCTTCATCGCGACAAGTCCCATTCATATGGAATATAAGCTTCGTATGACTCCAAGCGAAGTGATCAAAAGGGCAGTGGAGGCGATTGCCTATGCCAAAAGTTTCATGGAGGATGTAGAGTTTAGCTGCGAAGATGCAGGGCGAAGTGATGTAGGATTTTTGAAGGAGATTCTAGCGGCAGTCATTGAGGCAGGAGCAGGAACGCTCAATATTCCCGATACAGTAGGGTATCGACTTCCTCATGAGATGGGGGCTATCATCAAAGAGTTGCATGAATTTGTGGGGAATCGAGCGATTCTCTCCGTGCATTGCCACAATGACTTGGGTCTAGCGGTGGCCAACTCTCTCTATTGCATTCAAAGTGGAGCTAGGCAAGTGGAGTGCACGGTCAATGGTTTGGGTGAGCGAGCAGGAAATGCGGCGCTAGAGGAGATCGTCATGGCGATTAAGACTCGCAGAGATATCTTTGGGGGGCTTGATACAAGAATCAACACCAAAGAGATATACGCAAGCAGTCAATTGGTCGCCAATATCACGGGAATCAGACCCCAGCCCAACAAGGCCATTGTGGGCAAAAATGCTTTTGCACACGAGAGCGGAATCCATCAAGATGGCGTGCTCAAGCACAAAGAGACCTATGAGATCATGCACGCTAGCGATATTGGGCTAGGCGAGCAAGAGAGTATTGTGCTTGGGAAACACTCAGGACGTCACGCCTTTAAAGACAAGATCAAGGCGCTTGGTTTTGAGGTGAGCTATGAAGAACTTAACGCCGCTTTTGATCGGTTTAAGGCGCTCTGCGATCAAAAAAAAGAGATTTATGATGAGGACATTCGAGCGATTCTTGCGGAAGAGACCTCGCATATTCCCAAGGTTTATGAGCTTGTGGGAATCCAGCTTAGCGATTGCTCGATGGGCCGACCCTATGCAGCCATCACTCTTAAAAAAGAAGGGAGTGAAGAGATTGTGGACGCCGCGATTGGAAATGGTAGTGTGGATGCCCTCTTTAAGACCATCGATCGAATCAGTCAGATCAAAGGAGAGCTCAAGGATTACAAAGTGGAAGCGGTCACGCAAGGAAAAGATGCCTTGGCGAAGGTGGTGGTGAAGGTCGAGTTTGAGGAGAATAAACCTGCTATTATTGGTCATGGTCTTCATATTGACACGATGCTAGCGACAGCGAAGGCCTACGTGGGCGCGCTCAATAGCTACTTGTCGATGAGGGAGCTTATGGGTAAGAAGAAGTGCGAAGAGGAGAGAATCTAA
- the ftsH gene encoding ATP-dependent zinc metalloprotease FtsH yields MASNQPNNNKNQPDKNPNFFNQNPLMLFAIFSIVAILLFKSLSPEGEGGEGLGGKLGGSTINKSVNYFELKKLIENKEVNFVAIGQGVIKAVSDKNGVKTIYNVKRVTPDDTLIPLLDKHEVEYSGYTEGNWFTDMLFGWILPVFIFFALWMFLASRMQKNMGGGILGMGSSKKLVNSEKPKVKFDDMAGNDEAKDEVVEIVDFLKNPDRYLNLGAKIPKGVLLVGPPGTGKTLLAKAVAGEASVPFFSVSGSSFIEMFVGVGASRVRDLFETAKKESPSIIFIDEIDAIGKSRAAGGMISGNDEREQTLNQLLAEMDGFSSDSSPVIVLAATNRPEVLDPALLRPGRFDRQVLVDKPDYNGRVEILKVHIQSIKIARDVDLYEIARLTAGLAGADLANIVNEAALLAGRANKKEVQQSDFREAVERGIAGLEKKSRRISPKEKRIVAYHESGHALLAEITKGAKRVSKVSIIPRGLAALGYTLNTPEENKYLMQKHELIAEVDVLLGGRAAEEVFIGEISTGASNDLERATDIIKAMVSYYGMTDVVGLMVLEKQKNVFLGGGMGSSREFSDKTAQEVDAFVKASLSERYEAVKKSLESYKGAIETTVKELFDKETIDGVRVREIIRSFEEENGMETRLVPLESELD; encoded by the coding sequence ATGGCCTCCAATCAACCTAATAATAATAAAAATCAACCCGACAAGAACCCGAACTTCTTTAATCAAAATCCTTTGATGCTTTTTGCCATCTTCTCTATCGTGGCGATTCTCCTCTTTAAATCCCTCTCTCCTGAGGGAGAGGGAGGCGAGGGGCTTGGAGGGAAGCTCGGTGGAAGCACCATCAATAAAAGTGTGAACTACTTTGAACTCAAGAAATTGATCGAAAATAAAGAGGTCAATTTTGTCGCCATTGGACAGGGAGTGATCAAGGCGGTTTCGGATAAAAATGGCGTTAAGACTATCTACAATGTGAAACGCGTCACACCCGATGACACTTTGATTCCTTTATTAGATAAGCATGAGGTCGAGTATAGCGGCTACACGGAGGGCAATTGGTTCACTGATATGCTCTTTGGCTGGATTCTCCCTGTCTTTATATTCTTCGCCCTATGGATGTTCCTCGCCTCTAGGATGCAGAAAAACATGGGTGGAGGAATCCTTGGCATGGGCAGTTCCAAAAAACTTGTGAACTCCGAGAAGCCCAAGGTGAAATTTGATGACATGGCGGGTAATGATGAAGCCAAGGATGAGGTGGTGGAGATCGTGGATTTTCTCAAAAATCCCGACCGATATCTCAACCTTGGAGCCAAAATTCCCAAAGGAGTGCTTTTGGTGGGCCCTCCTGGAACCGGAAAGACGCTTTTGGCTAAGGCCGTTGCAGGCGAGGCGAGCGTGCCTTTCTTCTCAGTGAGCGGAAGCAGCTTTATTGAGATGTTTGTGGGCGTAGGAGCCAGTCGAGTGAGAGATCTTTTTGAGACTGCCAAAAAAGAGTCTCCCTCTATCATTTTTATTGATGAGATTGATGCGATCGGTAAGAGCCGTGCTGCGGGTGGAATGATCAGCGGGAATGACGAGAGAGAGCAGACGCTTAATCAGCTTCTGGCTGAAATGGATGGTTTTAGCTCTGATTCTTCGCCTGTGATTGTATTGGCTGCGACCAACCGACCTGAAGTGCTTGATCCTGCGCTGCTTCGACCTGGACGATTTGATCGACAGGTTTTGGTCGATAAGCCCGATTACAATGGGCGAGTAGAGATTTTGAAAGTGCATATTCAGAGCATCAAAATTGCTCGAGACGTGGATCTCTATGAGATTGCGCGCCTCACAGCGGGGCTAGCGGGGGCGGATTTGGCCAATATCGTCAATGAAGCGGCGCTCTTGGCGGGGCGAGCCAACAAAAAAGAGGTTCAGCAGAGTGACTTCAGAGAGGCGGTTGAGCGAGGAATCGCAGGACTAGAGAAGAAGTCCCGCCGAATCTCCCCCAAAGAGAAAAGAATTGTTGCCTATCATGAGAGTGGACACGCTCTCCTAGCAGAGATTACCAAAGGGGCGAAACGCGTCAGCAAGGTCTCCATCATCCCTCGCGGGCTAGCAGCCCTTGGCTATACGCTCAATACGCCTGAAGAGAATAAATACCTCATGCAAAAGCATGAGCTCATCGCTGAAGTGGATGTGCTTCTTGGTGGAAGGGCGGCTGAAGAGGTCTTTATTGGAGAGATATCTACAGGCGCAAGCAACGACCTAGAGCGAGCCACGGATATCATCAAGGCAATGGTGAGCTATTATGGGATGACGGATGTGGTTGGACTGATGGTGCTAGAGAAGCAGAAAAATGTCTTTCTTGGCGGTGGCATGGGCTCCTCTAGAGAGTTTAGCGACAAGACCGCTCAAGAGGTGGATGCGTTTGTGAAGGCCTCTTTGAGTGAGCGCTATGAAGCGGTCAAAAAGAGCTTGGAGTCCTACAAAGGGGCGATCGAGACAACGGTCAAGGAGCTTTTTGACAAAGAGACGATTGATGGAGTGAGGGTGAGAGAGATCATCCGAAGCTTCGAAGAGGAAAACGGTATGGAGACGCGACTGGTTCCTCTAGAGAGCGAGCTTGATTAA
- a CDS encoding 50S ribosomal protein L11 methyltransferase has product MGEFYHELTLSPSSYLELFSDFLLEATGEGIEEEGNSIIVRSDQDLSWLIEALQEFCQTLSARVSEEVNFSHSLTWKRNEDWIERYRQSIQPIECAPFYVRPSWHPPKPDLIDLLIDPALAFGSGHHGTTNGCLACLGALELEGKRVLDVGCGSGILAIASAKKGAIVEMCDTDELAVGEALKNASLNQVIASKVWIGSVGDAEGEYDLIIANILAAILIMLSPWLKERLKPGARLILSGILGPYKEDVLRKFGGFTLEKELLCEEWVTLQLRKN; this is encoded by the coding sequence ATGGGGGAGTTCTACCACGAATTAACACTCTCTCCCAGCTCCTATTTAGAGCTCTTCTCCGACTTTCTCCTTGAGGCTACAGGAGAGGGAATCGAAGAGGAGGGAAATTCAATCATTGTTCGAAGCGATCAAGACCTCTCTTGGTTGATTGAAGCTTTGCAAGAGTTTTGCCAAACCCTCTCAGCGCGTGTGTCAGAGGAGGTGAATTTCTCCCACTCATTGACTTGGAAGCGCAATGAGGATTGGATTGAACGCTATCGACAATCCATCCAGCCCATTGAGTGCGCCCCCTTTTATGTTCGTCCCTCGTGGCATCCTCCTAAGCCCGACTTGATTGATCTTCTGATTGATCCAGCGTTGGCATTTGGCTCGGGACATCATGGCACCACAAACGGTTGCCTTGCGTGTTTGGGAGCACTTGAGCTGGAGGGTAAAAGAGTGCTAGATGTGGGTTGTGGGAGCGGAATCTTGGCCATTGCTAGCGCTAAAAAAGGGGCAATCGTGGAGATGTGCGACACCGACGAGCTCGCCGTAGGCGAAGCGCTCAAAAACGCCTCCCTCAATCAAGTTATCGCCTCTAAAGTATGGATCGGCTCTGTTGGTGATGCAGAAGGTGAATATGATCTCATTATCGCCAATATTTTAGCCGCGATCCTCATTATGCTTTCGCCTTGGCTCAAAGAGAGGCTTAAACCTGGGGCGCGATTGATTCTCTCAGGGATTCTTGGGCCTTATAAAGAGGATGTTTTACGGAAATTTGGTGGTTTCACCCTTGAAAAAGAGCTCCTTTGTGAGGAGTGGGTGACGCTTCAACTACGCAAGAACTAA
- the hisA gene encoding 1-(5-phosphoribosyl)-5-[(5-phosphoribosylamino)methylideneamino]imidazole-4-carboxamide isomerase, protein MEIIPAIDLKEGQAVRLTKGLMESAKIYSDEPWRLAKSFEELGAKWLHIVDLNGAFAGEPKNLESIRKIRESCNLKIELGGGIRDEATIKRYVELGVDRIILGSVAMKNPEFVKEMASRYKIAVGIDAKEGYVAAEGWAETGKVKATELAALFREVPLDAIICTDISKDGTLEGINREFTQAIAEASGHYTIASGGLASEEEIPLLAQAKGVDGVIVGKAFYEGRIDLGTLYKRLSGCLN, encoded by the coding sequence TTGGAGATTATTCCCGCGATTGATTTAAAAGAGGGGCAGGCGGTGCGGCTCACCAAAGGCTTGATGGAGAGTGCGAAGATTTATAGCGATGAGCCTTGGCGCTTGGCGAAAAGTTTTGAAGAACTAGGGGCGAAGTGGCTACATATTGTAGATCTAAACGGAGCGTTTGCGGGTGAACCAAAAAATCTGGAATCAATTCGTAAGATTCGAGAATCTTGCAATCTGAAAATCGAATTAGGCGGGGGGATTCGCGATGAAGCGACGATTAAGAGATATGTGGAGCTGGGGGTGGATCGAATCATCCTTGGTTCGGTGGCGATGAAAAACCCCGAGTTTGTCAAAGAGATGGCGAGTCGCTACAAAATTGCCGTGGGAATCGATGCCAAAGAGGGATATGTTGCAGCCGAAGGATGGGCGGAGACGGGCAAAGTTAAAGCCACGGAGTTAGCCGCTCTTTTTCGTGAAGTTCCCTTGGATGCGATTATCTGCACCGATATCTCCAAAGATGGCACTTTGGAGGGAATCAATAGGGAGTTCACGCAAGCCATCGCCGAGGCGTCAGGTCACTACACGATCGCAAGCGGCGGACTTGCATCAGAAGAGGAGATTCCTCTTTTGGCACAAGCCAAAGGGGTGGATGGTGTCATTGTAGGTAAAGCCTTTTATGAAGGAAGGATTGACTTAGGTACGCTTTATAAGAGACTCTCGGGGTGTCTGAATTAA
- a CDS encoding rhodanese-like domain-containing protein, giving the protein MLKKVLLSLSVAGFVSSSLLASSGAGAGEVEKIIKQNKLQVVDYDYVLKRIGDGRIGSGKAIILDARPEVRYQEGRIPSSYPMPHPIPANMKDEYLKVLKDKPKDVEIITYCSGVACEKSPDLAVELIGMGYKNVKVYTQGIPEWKKHFYTDIGAKTAKALFDKDEALFIDARPLGKFRESTIPGSIGVSDGKFKELWGRLPMDPNTKVVVFCGGYECELSHSVAGHMVAMGYKNFMTYSGGTPEWKKAGYPMTGGAAAAPAPKPAAAKEAPKNMGPIVLGEDEGTVDTAWFNSILGKKPENVTIVDIRGPADHAKGKFAGSINIEKKGKSAQEFVALLPKDQYIILTCATGTRSLEAWLEISGAGLLKDKVFYLDATIKCEGGACKGE; this is encoded by the coding sequence ATGCTGAAAAAAGTTCTTTTATCGCTCAGTGTAGCGGGGTTTGTCTCTTCTTCGCTTCTTGCTTCAAGTGGCGCGGGGGCTGGTGAAGTTGAAAAGATCATTAAGCAAAACAAGTTGCAAGTGGTGGATTACGATTATGTGCTTAAAAGAATCGGCGATGGCCGCATCGGTTCTGGTAAAGCTATCATCCTTGATGCTAGACCTGAGGTTCGCTACCAAGAGGGACGAATCCCCTCCTCTTACCCTATGCCCCATCCTATTCCTGCCAATATGAAGGATGAGTATCTTAAAGTCTTGAAAGATAAGCCTAAAGATGTAGAGATTATCACTTATTGCAGCGGTGTAGCATGCGAAAAGAGCCCTGACCTAGCCGTTGAACTCATTGGCATGGGATATAAGAATGTCAAAGTCTACACCCAAGGTATCCCTGAGTGGAAAAAACACTTCTACACAGATATCGGCGCCAAAACGGCCAAAGCTCTCTTTGATAAAGATGAGGCCCTCTTCATTGATGCAAGACCCCTAGGAAAATTCCGAGAATCAACCATTCCCGGTTCCATTGGTGTCTCTGATGGTAAATTCAAAGAGCTATGGGGACGACTCCCTATGGATCCCAATACCAAGGTGGTCGTATTCTGCGGTGGTTATGAGTGCGAGCTTTCCCACTCTGTAGCGGGTCACATGGTTGCCATGGGCTATAAAAATTTCATGACCTACTCTGGCGGAACTCCTGAGTGGAAAAAAGCAGGCTATCCCATGACTGGAGGCGCTGCTGCAGCTCCTGCCCCTAAACCAGCGGCTGCCAAAGAAGCTCCCAAAAACATGGGTCCCATCGTCCTTGGAGAGGATGAGGGAACGGTTGATACAGCGTGGTTTAACTCCATTCTTGGCAAAAAGCCTGAGAATGTCACGATTGTAGATATCCGAGGGCCTGCTGATCACGCCAAAGGAAAATTTGCTGGCTCTATCAATATTGAGAAAAAAGGCAAAAGCGCTCAAGAGTTTGTCGCTCTGCTTCCCAAAGACCAGTACATCATCCTCACATGCGCCACAGGAACACGATCACTTGAGGCTTGGCTTGAGATTTCAGGCGCAGGTCTACTAAAAGATAAAGTCTTCTATCTAGACGCGACCATCAAATGCGAGGGTGGTGCTTGCAAGGGCGAATAA
- a CDS encoding phosphatidylserine decarboxylase: MKQTTTQIIAKEGWIWLGVFGFLTLFFLALEWNFAAFLFLVLLGSSLLSYYNPERIPDETGENLLLAPVDGVVKKIEKRDDACVVTIHSPLCMVGILRMPLEGLITLNETREGLRPLRIEKSVREGIYARGELGVQSRWGALLMRFSPVLFEENLYLYPKPDSKITQGARVGFFKHGHLEMVLPSSVSLKVCEGDTIKGGETLLGSFPL, from the coding sequence ATGAAGCAGACCACGACACAGATCATCGCCAAAGAGGGATGGATTTGGCTGGGGGTGTTTGGATTCTTGACCCTCTTTTTCTTGGCCTTGGAATGGAACTTTGCGGCGTTTCTCTTTTTGGTGCTTTTAGGTTCAAGCCTGCTTAGCTACTATAATCCCGAGCGAATCCCTGATGAAACAGGAGAGAATCTGCTGCTAGCCCCTGTGGATGGGGTGGTGAAGAAGATTGAGAAGCGCGATGATGCTTGCGTGGTGACGATTCATTCGCCTCTTTGCATGGTGGGAATTCTTCGTATGCCCTTAGAGGGGCTCATCACGCTTAATGAGACGAGAGAGGGATTGCGACCTCTAAGGATCGAGAAGAGTGTTCGCGAAGGAATTTATGCTCGCGGAGAGCTAGGGGTGCAGTCGCGATGGGGCGCTCTGTTGATGCGATTTTCCCCCGTGCTTTTTGAGGAGAATCTCTATCTCTACCCCAAGCCCGATTCTAAAATAACTCAAGGCGCACGCGTGGGCTTTTTCAAGCATGGGCACTTAGAGATGGTTTTGCCCTCTAGTGTGAGCCTTAAGGTGTGTGAGGGCGATACGATCAAGGGAGGCGAGACGCTTCTAGGAAGCTTTCCTTTATGA
- the pssA gene encoding CDP-diacylglycerol--serine O-phosphatidyltransferase yields MKINPLYILPNLFTGASVYLGILSMAYAFKGRFELACWLIMLAMIFDGLDGRVARLTGTTSKFGIEFDSLADVVAFGVAPAMVLYFYLGQYFGKFGIMVSGLYVVFGAIRLARFNVSTSNAEPNVFIGLPIPSAAVFVVSWILMQINYSMFDRFGYVILAMTLGVAILMVSNVRYPSFKKMDKSEVNFKKAIVLLMMLLALVYLYPMEGITILITSYILFGLGRALYFFFKFKIRHHGDGTAS; encoded by the coding sequence ATGAAAATCAACCCCCTCTATATCTTGCCCAATCTCTTTACGGGTGCGAGCGTTTATCTAGGAATTCTGAGCATGGCCTATGCCTTTAAAGGGCGTTTTGAGTTGGCATGTTGGCTAATTATGTTGGCGATGATTTTTGATGGATTGGATGGGAGGGTGGCAAGACTCACGGGCACCACCAGCAAATTTGGAATCGAGTTTGATTCTTTGGCGGATGTGGTGGCCTTTGGAGTGGCTCCAGCGATGGTTCTCTACTTTTATTTGGGGCAATATTTTGGCAAATTTGGAATCATGGTCTCAGGACTTTATGTGGTCTTTGGCGCCATCCGCTTAGCGCGTTTTAATGTCTCCACTTCCAATGCTGAACCCAATGTTTTTATCGGGCTTCCGATTCCATCGGCTGCGGTTTTTGTGGTTTCGTGGATTTTGATGCAGATCAACTACTCTATGTTTGATCGCTTTGGCTATGTGATTTTGGCGATGACCCTTGGCGTAGCGATTTTGATGGTGAGCAATGTCCGATATCCGAGTTTTAAAAAGATGGACAAAAGCGAGGTCAATTTCAAGAAAGCGATCGTGCTTTTAATGATGCTTTTGGCACTTGTCTATCTCTATCCCATGGAAGGAATCACGATTCTCATCACCTCTTATATCCTTTTTGGATTGGGACGGGCGCTCTATTTTTTCTTTAAATTCAAAATTCGCCATCATGGGGATGGCACTGCTTCATAG
- the hisH gene encoding imidazole glycerol phosphate synthase subunit HisH, with amino-acid sequence MVGIVNYNIGNLASVLNALVKVGAKAQIEKEPSRLLEYDRLILPGVGAFGDAMEHLVQSGMKEAVLEFAKSGKPLLGICLGMQLLFEKSYEFGEHAGLGLLEGEIIPFDKTRMGEGYKIPQMGWNRFYAKKKSPLLKGLEEGFYLYYVHSFHAVAKREEDVLGESVYGYPFVSAIERDNVAGFQPHPEKSHDVGLRILKNFCEIG; translated from the coding sequence ATGGTCGGAATTGTCAATTACAACATTGGGAATCTTGCCAGTGTTTTAAACGCTCTTGTGAAAGTGGGAGCCAAGGCGCAGATCGAAAAAGAACCTTCGCGCCTCTTGGAGTATGATCGGCTGATTTTGCCGGGTGTGGGGGCATTTGGCGATGCGATGGAGCATCTTGTTCAAAGCGGTATGAAAGAGGCAGTGCTGGAGTTTGCCAAGAGCGGTAAACCCCTCCTTGGAATCTGCCTTGGAATGCAACTCCTTTTTGAGAAGAGCTATGAGTTTGGCGAGCACGCGGGACTAGGGCTTTTAGAGGGAGAGATTATCCCTTTTGATAAAACGCGTATGGGAGAGGGGTATAAAATCCCTCAAATGGGATGGAATCGCTTCTATGCTAAAAAGAAAAGTCCGCTTTTAAAGGGCTTGGAGGAGGGGTTTTATCTCTACTATGTGCATAGTTTTCATGCGGTGGCCAAGAGGGAGGAGGATGTGCTGGGAGAGAGCGTTTATGGCTATCCTTTTGTGAGCGCCATAGAGCGCGATAATGTGGCAGGCTTCCAGCCTCACCCCGAAAAGAGCCATGATGTGGGGCTTAGGATATTGAAGAATTTTTGTGAAATTGGGTAA
- a CDS encoding chemotaxis response regulator CheY — protein sequence MKLLVVDDSSTMRRIIKNTLSRLGYNDVLEGENGVEGWDQMDANADIKVLITDWNMPEMNGLELVKKVRADKRFVDIPIIMVTTEGGKAEVITALKAGVNNYIVKPFTPQVLKDKLEAVLGINEA from the coding sequence TTGAAACTGCTGGTAGTTGATGACAGCTCTACTATGAGAAGAATTATAAAGAACACACTATCACGCCTCGGTTATAACGATGTTTTAGAGGGCGAAAATGGCGTGGAGGGATGGGATCAGATGGACGCTAACGCGGATATCAAAGTCCTCATCACCGACTGGAATATGCCAGAGATGAACGGTCTAGAGCTTGTTAAAAAAGTTCGAGCCGATAAGCGTTTCGTCGATATTCCCATTATTATGGTCACGACTGAAGGGGGCAAAGCCGAAGTCATCACTGCTCTTAAAGCGGGCGTGAACAACTATATTGTTAAGCCTTTCACTCCCCAGGTCCTCAAGGATAAGCTTGAGGCAGTTTTAGGAATCAACGAGGCCTGA